The genomic window CTGTTCCCATAGCAACGTGCAAGCACTAGTGCTGCTGTTACCTGGAAACCAAACTGTTGGGGTGTGTTAGCTGCTGCGCTTTGTTAGCtcaaaaaaatgacttttacTGAGAAAAAGTAAAACCGTATCGAGGTTAAAGAAGAAGTTAAAGCGACTGGAGACGACTGTGTTCACTTCTGACTCGACTTCGTGCCGAATTCCCCTGTTTAAAGCTCGTTTGTTAACTTTAGCATAGTTCGCTTGAGTTTAGCTTCAGTTAGCAATTATGTCGGAGGAAGGGAGACATGCTGAAGGAGGAGTGAAATacgaagaaaaagaagaggaggaagaagaggtcgATAACACCACACCAGGAGGAAGTACTGCGGGGGAGCCGCCAGAGGACGACAGAGAGCCGGGAAGTGACGGACAGGAAGTGGGGAGCGGTGGCCGGTCAGCGTCAGGTAGGTCCAGGCTGGCAGCAGGAGCTGAGGGCTGACCTGTCAGAAACACGTTTACAGCCGCCATGACAGCACAGGTGATGCTACAGTGTTGAAGTGTGTGTTATTGTAAAGAAACCCACCTAAGTGAAGCGGGTTCAACTGCAGAAACTAACCTGTAGAGGGCGCGTACTCCACACAATTATAACACTATACGTAAAGTTTACATTAAAAGTGGCGTGTTActgtttgaaaaacaaaaagaggaaagatGAGCTGCTTCTCTGACTGAAACGTGTCTTAACCTCCTGTACTGTGCAGACAGAGAATCTGAGTCTGAAGCCAGTGATGCTGAGCAGCTCCAAGAAGCTCAGGAAGCAGAACATGCTGAaggtgacacaaacacaaacacacaagtctgGATCAATCACAGGGTTCATTGATTTCAGTCATTCCCAAATCTGGAAATCCTTTTCCTGATAACTGCACTGTACGTCTTCCTGTAACTGAACATTTTTAccgtataaaaaaaaaagggtcatcGAGGTCGTATCAGTGAAAGAGCTTCTAGGTTATGTAATACATTCACATTCTGAGCACGCACAACAGCGGCACAAGCCAAAGGTCTGACAGTGAAGGCAGCATGGCAGCCCTGCTCACACTTGCACAATGATGATGGCTCCATCGTAAACAAATATGACTCAGTTTGTTGCACTCACACCAACGCAGTATTACTGAGTATTACTTGGTCACTTCCGCCAACACAAGTTGTACTCTTTCATAAAAGATACAATTCAGAAGTAATTGGAATTGGATTAAACATGGGTAGTTATGTAGTAAAATTATGTAGTAAAGGTCTGAGAGAGCCCTGCATTCACCATGCAGGCAGATATGAccataaacaataaataaaggcGTCTTTTACACACACTTCTATTGCAGCTGAGTCGTGTTTTAACTGTCCGTGCTGTGCAGATGTGCAGGTGACTGAGGCCGGAGCTGATACTGATTTACCAAATGACAACGCCAAAACGCATAAAGAGCTCCAAGAAACGGAAAATGCTGGAAGCTCAACAGCTACAGGTGAGATAATAAAGTTGAAAACACGGGCCGCTCGTAATAAAAAAAGCTTCTGTTAAGCAGAAAGCATCTTTTTCTCTGTGCCGCTGCAGTGAAGGTGGCGCTGGTGCCGGAGGGTCATGTGATGACGGTGGCTTTCCCCATCGGCCTCAGCATTCAGGAGCTGAAGCGTCACCTTGCCTCGGAGCTCAGAGTCCCTGCAGAagtgctgcagctctctctggatggtacctttttttctcttaaccCTCCAAGGTTTGAAGAATCATCAGAGCGATCGGCTGTAGTTCCCCTCCATCCGtcccaacacaaacacaaccagctGCCTCTCAGACTCATTTCTTCTCCCTTGTTTTGAGGATGAAAAAGtttataaaacatattttatcatTTGATTTAATTGTTACAAGTATATCTTCCTCTTTGCTCAGTATGACATCACACTTTCCCCCTTGTGGCCATCAGAAGTACTGCATCTATTCCTCCCCAGCAACAGTTGGCTGAATCACTgatcatagttttttttttacaggtagagtggtggaggagcagcagagcctGATGGAGCTTGGGGTCCGACCCCACAGCTCCACGCGGATGGAGATGAACTCCACGGACCCGAGTTTCCACCCGCTCCGCCCCCTTCGTCTTCTAGAGCAGGACAGCATGCCTGACGTTATCACGGTCCAAGTCCAGACAGGTATTACCACCCAGCCATCTGCGCTGCGTGTGTCTGTTAGCTGTCAATGAATAATTGTGGAGCATAGCAGGTAAATACATAACAAGCTATGGACCATAACCTAGTTCTCATGGGAGGAacagtatgtgtatgtatacCATGTATGTGTTGCTGCCCTTCAGGGTCCACTGAAGATCATCAAAGATCAGGTTTCAAAGAAATCAATACTTTTATGTCACATGGATCCATCTGTTTTATATatctgaaattatttttttgtaaaatgcCAAGTCAGACTAAACTGCTAAAAGCTTTGTGGTGttcattatttatataaaacagATTAAAGCGCCCCACTGTAGACTGAGTGATTGATGTCATTGTTGGGTCTGAAACAAAATCCACAAACTGATGACACGTTTGAACCCACTCCTCTCTCACTTCCAGGTGAGGGCCTGTTAAagcaggtggtggtggagatggAGCGCCCACGCCAGCAGAAGGCCTTCCTGGGCGGCTACAGGCACCGACTGACAGGAGTGGAGTACCACCACGCCCCCACGCAGACCCCGGCCAAGAAGAGGCCCGACAGAGGAGTGGAGGTCTTCAGCCGCAGCACACAGGTACACAACAAATCTGTCAGCCTGAAGACCGCAATACAGAACTAATGAAACACACGAAGACACAAAGACTGAGAACctgccagatgtgtgtgtgtgtggatgataCTTCTAAAGGTCATTCATTACTGCAAAGCAGCGTCCTCATCCAGGCATGAGACAGAACGCGACTTCATGTGCAAATGAAAGAATGTAATtacagagagggggggagtGTAAATGAACCAGGAGAAAGCAGACGGACGCCCAGAGGAACACCTCTCTGGCTTTAATTAGTTTCACTCTGTCATCCTTCCACACTCATCCAGATGAAGATGAATCACTTAAAAACACCACCCCGTTGATTTTACAATGTTTAAGTCATTTTCTAATTCAGAGGTGACTTTTAAGCACTTCAATTATGTTCTGGATCAAATTACTTAAATCACACCTTAAACATTCTAATAAGAGCAGCTGCAGGCTTTAGTCCatttaaaacattgtttttaacCCTTGTAATGTCATTTTGCCTGCCGTGAGCACAGTAatcagactcagactcagaccCCCAACACGATGAGGTCTGGATCTGAATCATCAGGCTTCACACTGTGACCTCATATACAGAAAGAAGCACCACACTTTGAATGTAGTTGTTACCACTGAGATAAAAAGCGAGGCACTGCTCTGTTCATGTTGCTGCTCTGAACGCATCTGTCAGCTGGCAAAGACTCAGGCTCAGCAGTGTCCGGTCGACGCCTCCACCCAGATGACTGGAATCGGCTGCTACGTGTCCTGTATGAACGACAAGCTGGTCACACCTGGGAAATACGTCACTGCAGATGAGTACCAGGAGAGCAGGCTGAGAGCTGTGAGTGAACAGACCTTTCACAGCCGAATGTTACTGTATATCCAGGCCTCGCTGTTTTGATAAAGCTGTAAAGTTAGAAAACTTGTGCGGGTAATGTATCTCTGCGGTCACCCCAGGTGATGTGCCTGCAGTCTCATGTTCGGCGTTGGCTGGCCACGCAGCGAGTAGACCAGCTGAGGAGGGAGCGAGCCCGCAGGCTTGTCTGGCTGGAGATGAACGAGAGGAGGAGAatagaggagaaggaggagcagctgagagacCGCCGCCGGCGGTGGAGGAACCCGCAGACGAGGGAGGACTTCAACCTGATGTATCAGGCTCTGGAGAGTAAGTCTGcaagaggaggggtggaggttaCAGTCAGTGCATTTACATGGCTGTTAATGCCATTAACAATCAAAATGTTGGTTTTTagagtggaggagagaagaggagcagcagatcaACGCCTCGCTGACAGGAACAGAGAGAAGGGCCGCTCTCTGCTCGCTGCTGGACCAGGAGACCAAGCTCATCGCTGCCATCGGACGCTATCGCATCGCCTTTCAGAGCAACAACTATGACAAAATGATTAAGAGCTTCCTGGACAAGGTCAGATGTTCCTCTGCCGAGCCGCTCCAAGAGAGGTCTTTGAAAACAAGGTTTATTTGTAGTACTGATGAAATCAATGGACTATTTGTTTGACGTATCACTTGGTGTAAGAGTGTGAGTAGCAGTGCTGACAGTGAGTGGTGTCTGCTCTAGACTGCAGCTCCTTATCAGTGGCGAGCGGCCGACGGGCGCCTGATCCAAATGGAAACGCCACAAACCATCAGAGCCAAACAGCTGCGAGATCTGTACGATGACATCAGCCGATTAACTGTTAGCCAGGAGCAGAGACTCCGCGCCCTCATGGCTGTCAAAGACACCGTCaaggtaccacacacacacacacatacaaacacacgcatacaggcacacaaacagacataaacacacacaaacgcacataaacacacacacaaacggacataaacacaccacaaacacacacacacataaacacaaacacacacacacacatgcatggccCTGATCGAAGGCTCAGTGTCATAAGACTACATCTCCTGTTTTATGTGAGTGGTCCATTTGCattcagttgttgttgttgttgtgtgatgATTGTCTGCTCTCTTTGGACAGGAGCATGAGTGTCAGCTGACCCAGGACATCATAGATTTGATTGACAGAGAGGTGGACCTGATGGCTCGCAGGTTTAAGGCAGAAAATCTGGAAGGCCTGAGGAGAAGGATCTGCACGCTGTTCCTCCAGTTCATCAAATTACCCGAGTTTAACCCAGAAGTGGCCAAAGTGCTGAAGGTGAGCACACAGCCCTTGTCCTGGTCTGACGCCAAATGTTTGAGGACACTAAACATTCACCAAATCTCTCCCAGGTTCCCCAGAGTCCCTCACAGCTGAAGAACAACTTGCTCCTCTGCCACAGCTGTCACCGCTACCTGCGCTCCACTGACTTCGACGTGTCTGCCACGGGCCAGAAGAGCAGCCGGTGCCGGCACTGCGCCCAGCTCGACAACATAGGGAGAACCCGAGACGACTTCTCCTGCTACAAAAACATTCTGAGGAGGCTGAGAGCTGAAGAGCTGCAGCTCAACAAGGAAGCCAAGATCCCCTTCATACTGCAGGTAGACACGGCGTTCAAAAATAGTTTACCAGCATCACGTAGATAAAATAATATGTATAGGTAACATATGCTAGATCACTTGGGCAGTGGGAGCATGTGTCACACACTCGCTTCCTGTATGTGTGACTTCTGCATGCTTTCAGGTGGAGGACATGAAGTACCTGGTAGATACAATCTGGGCGTCCCGCTCCGCTCTGAACAAAGACAGTGACCTCGACAACCTTGTGTTTCTTCGCTGGGACCGTCTGAGGGACTGGAGCCCCTGGAACTGCATACTGCTGTCCAAACAGGAGACCTCAGCCCACCTGAAGGTGGAGGACATCCACAAGGTCTGTCCCAGAGTCCAGACTTTAACATCCTGACTTCAGACGATCTCTcccagcaataaaaaaaaccatGTCTAGTTTTCCACCTCTGCAACGTTTTTTTAAGAACCTCCTATAAATATATCGACCACATTCTCACACCTTATCTTGTATAGGGATGGTGCATAacatgaactgtgtgtgtgtctgtgtgtgttcagacgtACGGGACGCCGTTCATCTGCCAAGTCGAATACAAACACTCGCGAGGCCGTCAACACTTCAGCCAGATTCCTGTCATAGCTGAGCTCCTAAACTCTTAGACGGCTGCTGCTCGGGGAAGCCTGCACGTCTCCAAGCCCATCACCATGGCGACAGGCAAGAATGCCACCAACACTGCACCGTCCTCAGCTCAATAATTCTGTCACAGTTTCTGAAACTTTCagactaaaatctaaaataaaaagtctaaaataaagtttatgacttgttagatttttttttccgttttggtgcttttatttttaaagtaagaTCTTTGTAGTAATGTCTCTCAGATGGGGTCattgtgtgtcctctgtggatGCGTAACAAGTAACATAATTAGATAATTAGTGTGTAAAGGGGACGCTGCACCACGTTCCACCCAGATGACTGAGCATCCAAGGAGCACCCTGCTGAGGCTGGGAACATAGACTGAGCCTTTtggctcctctctcccttcaccacaacagactggAGCAGAGTCTGCATCACTGCAGAGGCACTGATCCGCCTGTTGACCTCTGAGACAGAGGCCCTGAGACCCTGAGATACTTGGGGGATGCGTCCATCCCCAAC from Parambassis ranga chromosome 19, fParRan2.1, whole genome shotgun sequence includes these protein-coding regions:
- the iqub gene encoding IQ and ubiquitin-like domain-containing protein: MSEEGRHAEGGVKYEEKEEEEEEVDNTTPGGSTAGEPPEDDREPGSDGQEVGSGGRSASDRESESEASDAEQLQEAQEAEHAEDVQVTEAGADTDLPNDNAKTHKELQETENAGSSTATVKVALVPEGHVMTVAFPIGLSIQELKRHLASELRVPAEVLQLSLDGRVVEEQQSLMELGVRPHSSTRMEMNSTDPSFHPLRPLRLLEQDSMPDVITVQVQTGEGLLKQVVVEMERPRQQKAFLGGYRHRLTGVEYHHAPTQTPAKKRPDRGVEVFSRSTQLAKTQAQQCPVDASTQMTGIGCYVSCMNDKLVTPGKYVTADEYQESRLRAVMCLQSHVRRWLATQRVDQLRRERARRLVWLEMNERRRIEEKEEQLRDRRRRWRNPQTREDFNLMYQALEKWRREEEQQINASLTGTERRAALCSLLDQETKLIAAIGRYRIAFQSNNYDKMIKSFLDKTAAPYQWRAADGRLIQMETPQTIRAKQLRDLYDDISRLTVSQEQRLRALMAVKDTVKEHECQLTQDIIDLIDREVDLMARRFKAENLEGLRRRICTLFLQFIKLPEFNPEVAKVLKVPQSPSQLKNNLLLCHSCHRYLRSTDFDVSATGQKSSRCRHCAQLDNIGRTRDDFSCYKNILRRLRAEELQLNKEAKIPFILQVEDMKYLVDTIWASRSALNKDSDLDNLVFLRWDRLRDWSPWNCILLSKQETSAHLKVEDIHKTYGTPFICQVEYKHSRGRQHFSQIPVIAELLNS